One segment of Anguilla anguilla isolate fAngAng1 chromosome 1, fAngAng1.pri, whole genome shotgun sequence DNA contains the following:
- the cfl2 gene encoding cofilin-2 isoform X1 gives MASGVTVNEEVIKVFNDMKVRKSSSSDEVKKRKKAVLFCLSDDKKKIIVEEGKQILVGDIGESVDDPYACFVKLLPLNDCRYGLYDATYETKESKKEDLVFVFWAPEGAPLKSKMIYASSKDAIKKKFTGIKHEWQVNGLDDIQDRTTLADKLGGNVVVSLEGRPL, from the exons ATG GCCTCCGGCGTCACAGTCAATGAAGAAGTTATCAAGGTCTTCAATGACATGAAGGTGCGCAAGTCGTCATCTTCCGATGAAGTGAAGAAGCGCAAGAAGGCGGTTCTGTTCTGCCTGAGCGACGACAAGAAAAAGATCATCGTGGAGGAGGGCAAGCAGATCTTGGTGGGCGACATTGGGGAGTCCGTGGATGACCCCTACGCCTGCTTCGTCAAGCTCCTACCTCTTAATGACTGCCGGTACGGCTTGTACGACGCCACATACGAAACAAAAGAATCCAAGAAAGAAGATCTGGTGTTTGTATTTTG GGCGCCAGAAGGAGCTCCTCTAAAAAGCAAGATGATCTACGCCAGCTCTAAAGATGCCATCAAAAAGAAATTCACAG gtaTTAAGCATGAATGGCAAGTTAACGGTTTAGACGACATTCAGGACCGCACCACCCTGGCAGACAAGTTGGGAGGCAATGTTGTGGTATCGCTGGAAGGGAGACCATTGTAA
- the cfl2 gene encoding cofilin-2 isoform X2: MKVRKSSSSDEVKKRKKAVLFCLSDDKKKIIVEEGKQILVGDIGESVDDPYACFVKLLPLNDCRYGLYDATYETKESKKEDLVFVFWAPEGAPLKSKMIYASSKDAIKKKFTGIKHEWQVNGLDDIQDRTTLADKLGGNVVVSLEGRPL, from the exons ATGAAGGTGCGCAAGTCGTCATCTTCCGATGAAGTGAAGAAGCGCAAGAAGGCGGTTCTGTTCTGCCTGAGCGACGACAAGAAAAAGATCATCGTGGAGGAGGGCAAGCAGATCTTGGTGGGCGACATTGGGGAGTCCGTGGATGACCCCTACGCCTGCTTCGTCAAGCTCCTACCTCTTAATGACTGCCGGTACGGCTTGTACGACGCCACATACGAAACAAAAGAATCCAAGAAAGAAGATCTGGTGTTTGTATTTTG GGCGCCAGAAGGAGCTCCTCTAAAAAGCAAGATGATCTACGCCAGCTCTAAAGATGCCATCAAAAAGAAATTCACAG gtaTTAAGCATGAATGGCAAGTTAACGGTTTAGACGACATTCAGGACCGCACCACCCTGGCAGACAAGTTGGGAGGCAATGTTGTGGTATCGCTGGAAGGGAGACCATTGTAA
- the baz1a gene encoding bromodomain adjacent to zinc finger domain protein 1A isoform X1, protein MPLLHRKPFVRQKPPLDLKPDEEVFLCKVTHEIFRTYDEFFERTILCNSLVWSCAVTGRPGLTYQEAVESERRARQSLQSFPSVLVPPLLHLVTLTHRTRLHEICDDIYSYVKERFFAGETVDVVGRAGVRQLCRILEVQSPHSNGALNGHVKHHMEGDAIVISDSDEEGSSNSVKSPMPPLNGKKKASISPSVFKYKVLPLKMDGCEPFTAKAAQISRKKSVFSRDRLKLLLKQHCEPQNGAIRLKAATIAKYKLAEHSFSHFFPDEPPVFPFSPPGKGRGRPPNGSSPEGMSFTSEGESVMRAAEEKLRLMQQKEEMMTMALEKARLKKEREDAWEARKKEKEDRERKREELKRLLEEEKQKRREEKERMKVEKEKEREKLREEKKKYAERLKLWSKPREDMECEDLKELPAALPVKTRLPPELFGDALMVLEFLQAFGELFDLKDEFPEGITLEVLEEALVGSDPEGPLCELLFFFLSAIFQALAEEEEEVARDQVAEADTKDLSEALDEDADPTQSAISAVASLAAAWPQLYQGCSLKQLDLDSCTLSEILRLHILSSGADCSSANAKFRYQKQGGFGATDDACVELRLSSPGLLKRLSCTAVYDLLPGEKLKILHALCGKLLTLVSTRDFIEDCADEQRQAKQELRELKAEQHRREREEAANRIRKRKEEKLKELELKLKERHEKLKEEEDRNGSQEAREAPEEMDTSTESQEGQTENHKKGEQTPQNKAKKTVKGSSEKEKPAEAREPVSSEEQQQRERELQERIQRAAACTYILPLGRDRLYRRYWLFGSAPGLFVEEDFSGLTEDMLLPRPKSEPEPEPEAPPAPESPPGQDGSDPDSAPAVQSSAPPVNRPNLWAFYRSPREVEQLIEALNPRGHRESSLKEALLQEKERISQLLGCCPAHRFHHPDKPESETKVAQGKQRSVPVSAERNMENRLRDLLLDIEDRIYQGTLGSVKVMERNAWRAALENSHYELLGPDVKENGVVKGENGEEVAMEIEYSHIKAGVKDRLQELKSETLSAASTSSSTPQPVNNSVHYLALALAQIEQGIERKFLKAPLGDEDGRKDQKVKKKEKKKDEDQSSEKDDSSESGRACKTVQERWRESLLGCSSLSQVFLHLSTLERSVVWAKSILNARCKVCRKKGDAENMMLCDACERGHHIHCVRPKLKAVPSEEWFCPECRPKQRSRRLSSRQRSSIDSEEELESEDQEEEEEDDESEEEEDDSEEEEESEEEEEEEEEEEQESPPKKGRAAVKLPLTNKGGRASARPPAPRQTDSGRSTPRSQPAASKQSLSAGKAGAKGSGKKAGPSPAARAPPRAGSRSSARLSQEVQSANGSFTSKPAASPSAAPSPQDRQTDARKRPLAEVSPKAKVVLSAPSSSSNRRSSGRNQGVHELSACEQLTVELVRHEDSWPFKKLVSRTQVPDYYDIIKKPMALSIIREKVNNCEYKTTAEFIADVELMFTNCLVYNPRSTNEAKAGVRLQAFFHSEAQKLGLPVPPASDLSNPPQKRPRM, encoded by the exons CGAGTTCTTTGAGCGGACCATCCTGTGCAACAGCCTAGTATGGAGCTGCGCGGTGACGGGCAGGCCGGGTCTGACCTATCAGGAGGCGGTAGAGAGCGAGAGGCGGGCCCGGCAGAGCCTGCAAAGCTTCCCTTCGGTGCTGGTCCCACCCCTGCTGCACCTGGTCACCCTCACCCACCGCACCCGCCTGCACGAGATCTGCGACGACATCTACTCCTACGTGAAAGAGCGCTTCTTCGCGGGCGAGACGGTGGACGTAGTGGGACGCGCGGGAGTCAG GCAGCTGTGTCGGATCCTGGAGGTGCAGTCCCCCCACTCCAACGGCGCACTGAACGGCCATGTCAAGCACCACATGGAGGGGGATGCCATCGTCATCAGCGACAGCGACGAGGAGGGCAGTTCCAACTCCGTCAAGTCCCCCATGCCACCGCTCAATGG GAAGAAGAAAGCCAGTATCAGCCCATCAGTGTTCAAGTACAAAGTACTTCCTCTCAAAATGGATGGCTGTGAGCCTTTCACTGCCAAGGCCGCTCAGATCAG TCGGAAAAAGAGTGTCTTCTCACGAGACCGGCTTAAACTACTGctcaaacagcactgtgaaCCCCAGAACGGAGCCATCAGACTCAAG GCTGCAACAATTGCCAAGTACAAGCTGGCAGAACACAGTTTCTCCCACTTTTTCCCCGATGAGCCACCTGTCTTCCCCTTCAGTCCACCGGGCAAGGGGCGTGGCCGTCCCCCGAACGGCTCGTCTCCTGAGGga ATGAGCTTCAcctcagagggagagagtgtgatgCGTGCAGCTGAGGAGAAGCTGAGACTCATGCAGCAGAAAGAGGAAATGATGACCATGG CACTGGAAAAAGCCAGGctgaagaaggagagagaggatgctTGGGAGGCCcggaagaaggagaaggaagacagagagaggaagcgggaggagctgaagaggctgctggaggaggagaagcagaagcggagagaagagaaggagagaatgaaggtggagaaagagaag GAGCGAGAGAAGCTgcgggaggagaagaagaaatacGCGGAGCGGCTGAAGCTGTGGAGTAAACCCAGAGAGGACATGGAGTGTGAGGACCTTAAG GAGCTGCCGGCAGCCCTTCCTGTAAAGACACGCCTGCCCCCGGAGCTGTTTGGAGATGCCCTCATGGTGCTGGAGTTCCTGCAGGCCTTCGGAGAGCTTTTTGACTTGAAGGACGAGTTCCCAGAGGGCATCACTCTAG AGGTCCTGGAGGAGGCGCTGGTGGGCTCTGACCCTGAAGGGCCGCTGTGCGAGCTGCTGTTCTTCTTCCTGTCCGCCATCTTCCAGGCCCTGgccgaagaggaggaggaggtggcccGGGACCAGGTGGCTGAGGCCGACACCAAAG ATCTGAGCGAGGCCCTGGACGAGGACGCCGACCCCACGCAGTCGGCCATCAGCGCCGTGGCGTCCCTGGCGGCGGCCTGGCCTCAGCTCTACCAGG gctGCAGCCTGAAGCAGCTGGACCTGGACAGCTGCACGCTGTCGGAGATCCTCCGGCTCCACATCCTGTCCTCCGGCGCCGACTGCAGCTCGGCCAACGCCAAGTTCCGCTACCAGAAGCAGGGCGGCTTCGGCGCCACGGACGACGCCTGCGTGGAGCTGCGGCTGAGCAGCCCGGGCCTGCTGAAGAGGCTGTCCTGCACCGCCGTGTACGACCTGCTGCCCG GGGAGAAGCTGAAGATCCTCCATGCTCTGTGTGGGAAGCTGCTGACGCTGGTGTCCACGCGGGACTTCATAGAGGACTGCGCAGACGAGCAGAGGCAGGCCAAGCAGGAGCTGCGTGAACTGAAGGCTGAGCAGCAccgcagagagagggaggaggccgCCAACAG GATTCGtaagaggaaggaggagaagcTGAAAGAGCTGGAGCTGAAACTGAAGGAGAGACATGAGAAgctgaaagaggaggaagacagaAACGGCTCTCAGGAAGCACG GGAGGCTCCCGAGGAGATGGACACGAGTACGGAAAGCCAGGAGGGACAAACGGAGAATCACAAAAAGGGAGAACAGACGCCTCAGAACAAGGCCAAGAAGA cagtGAAGGGCAGCAGCGAGAAGGAGAAGCCGGCGGAGGCGCGCGAGCCGGTCAGCTccgaggagcagcagcagcgggagCGGGAGCTGCAGGAGCGCATCCAGAGGGCGGCGGCCTGCACCTACATCCTGCCGCTGGGCCGCGACCGCCTCTACCGCCGCTACTGGCTCttcggctccgcccccggcctCTTCGTGGAGGAGGACTTCTCCGGCCTCACCGAGGACATGCTGCTGCCCCGGCCCAAGTCCGAGCCCGAGCCCGAGCCCgaggccccgcccgcccccgagAGCCCGCCCGGGCAGGACGGGTCCGACCCCGACTCCGCCCccgccgtccagagctccgcccctcccGTCAACCGTCCCAACCTGTGGGCCTTCTACAGAAGCCCCCGGGAGGTGGAGCAGCTGATCGAGGCCCTGAACCCTCGGGGGCACCGCGAGAGCAGCCTCAAGGAGGCGCTGCTGCAGGAGAAGGAGCGCATCAGTCAGCTTCTCGGCTGCTGCCCCGCCCATCGCTTCCACCACCCAG ATAAGCCCGAGAGCGAGACCAAAGTGGCCCAGGGGAAGCAGAGGAGCGTCCCCGTCTCTGCCGAGCGCAACATGGAGAACCGGCTCAGAGACCTGCTGCTGGACATAGAGGACCGCATCTACCAGGGAACCCTGGGATCCGTCAAG GTAATGGAGCGAAACGCCTGGAGGGCGGCGCTAGAGAACAGCCACTACGAGCTGCTGGGCCCCGACGTGAAGGAGAACGGGGTGGTGAAAGGGGAGAACGGAGAggaggttgccatggagatcGAGTACAGCCACATCAAGGCCGGGGTGAAAGACAG GCTACAGGAGCTGAAGAGCGAGACCCTGAGCGCAGCGTCCAccagctccagcaccccccagcCCGTCAACAACTCTGTGCATTACCTGGCCCTGGCGCTGGCCCAGATCGAGCAGGGCATCGAGCGCAAGTTCCTCAAGGCCCCCCTGG gagaTGAAGATGGCAGAAAGGACCAGAAAGtaaagaagaaggaaaagaaaaaagacgaAGACCAGTCTAGTGAAAAAGATG ACAGCAGCGAGAGCGGCAGGGCCTGTAAGACGGTGCAGGAGCGCTGGAGGGAGTCGCTGCTGGGCTGCTCCAGCCTGTCCCAGGTCTTCCTGCACCTCTCCACGCTGGAGCGCAGCGTCGTCTGGGCCAAGTCCATCCTCAACGCCCGCTGCAAGGTGTGCCGCAAGAAGGGCGACGCCGAGAACATGATGCTGTGCGACGCCTGCGAGCGCGGACACCACATCCACTGCGTGCGGCCCAAACTCAAG GCCGTGCCCTCTGAGGAGTGgttctgccccgagtgccggccCAAGCAGCGCTCCCGCCGCCTCAGCTCCCGCCAGCGCTCCTCCATCGACTccgaggaggagctggagtccgaggaccaggaggaggaggaggaggacgacgagtccgaagaggaagaggacgactcggaagaggaggaggagtctgaagaggaggaggaggaggaggaagaagaggagcagGAAAG CCCTCCTAAGAAGGGCCGCGCCGCGGTCAAGCTGCCCCTGACCAATAAGGGAGGCCGGGCGTCGGCcaggccccccgccccccgccagaCGGACTCGGGCCGCTCCACCCCCCGCAGCCAGCCGGCCGCCTCCAAGCAGAGCCTGTCCGCCGGGAAGGCCGGCGCCAAAGGCTCGGGGAAGAAGGCGGGCCCCTCCCCCGCGGCCAGGGCCCCGCCCCGCGCCGGCTCCCGCTCCAGCGCCCGGCTCAGCCAGGAGGTGCAGTCCGCCAACGGCTCCTTCACGTCCAAGCCCGCCGCCAGCCCGTCCGCCGCGCCCTCCCCccaggacagacagacggacgctCGGAAACGACCTCTCGCAG AAGTGTCTCCCAAAGCCAAGGTGGTTCTGAGCGCGCCCAGCAGCTCGTCCAATCGCCGAAGCTCGGGGCGGAACCAGGGGGTGCACGAGCTGTCAGCCTGCGAGCAGCTGACCGTGGAGCTGGTCAGACACGAGGACAGCTGGCCCTTCAAGAAGCTCGTGTCCAGAACACAG GTGCCAGACtactatgacatcatcaaaaagCCAATGGCTTTGAGTATAATCAGGGAAAAAGTCAACAACTGTGAATATAAAACTACCG CTGAGTTCATCGCGGACGTGGAGCTGATGTTCACCAACTGTTTAGTGTACAACCCGCGCAGCACGAACGAGGCCAAGGCCGGCGTGCGGCTCCAGGCCTTCTTCCACAGCGAGGCCCAGAAACTGGGCCTCCCCGTCCCGCCGGCCAGCGACCTGAGCAACCCCCCCCAGAAACGCCCCAGAATGTAA
- the baz1a gene encoding bromodomain adjacent to zinc finger domain protein 1A isoform X2, whose protein sequence is MPLLHRKPFVRQKPPLDLKPDEEVFLCKVTHEIFRTYDEFFERTILCNSLVWSCAVTGRPGLTYQEAVESERRARQSLQSFPSVLVPPLLHLVTLTHRTRLHEICDDIYSYVKERFFAGETVDVVGRAGVRQLCRILEVQSPHSNGALNGHVKHHMEGDAIVISDSDEEGSSNSVKSPMPPLNGKKKASISPSVFKYKVLPLKMDGCEPFTAKAAQISRKKSVFSRDRLKLLLKQHCEPQNGAIRLKAATIAKYKLAEHSFSHFFPDEPPVFPFSPPGKGRGRPPNGSSPEGMSFTSEGESVMRAAEEKLRLMQQKEEMMTMALEKARLKKEREDAWEARKKEKEDRERKREELKRLLEEEKQKRREEKERMKVEKEKEREKLREEKKKYAERLKLWSKPREDMECEDLKELPAALPVKTRLPPELFGDALMVLEFLQAFGELFDLKDEFPEGITLEVLEEALVGSDPEGPLCELLFFFLSAIFQALAEEEEEVARDQVAEADTKDLSEALDEDADPTQSAISAVASLAAAWPQLYQGCSLKQLDLDSCTLSEILRLHILSSGADCSSANAKFRYQKQGGFGATDDACVELRLSSPGLLKRLSCTAVYDLLPGEKLKILHALCGKLLTLVSTRDFIEDCADEQRQAKQELRELKAEQHRREREEAANRIRKRKEEKLKELELKLKERHEKLKEEEDRNGSQEAREAPEEMDTSTESQEGQTENHKKGEQTPQNKAKKMKGSSEKEKPAEAREPVSSEEQQQRERELQERIQRAAACTYILPLGRDRLYRRYWLFGSAPGLFVEEDFSGLTEDMLLPRPKSEPEPEPEAPPAPESPPGQDGSDPDSAPAVQSSAPPVNRPNLWAFYRSPREVEQLIEALNPRGHRESSLKEALLQEKERISQLLGCCPAHRFHHPDKPESETKVAQGKQRSVPVSAERNMENRLRDLLLDIEDRIYQGTLGSVKVMERNAWRAALENSHYELLGPDVKENGVVKGENGEEVAMEIEYSHIKAGVKDRLQELKSETLSAASTSSSTPQPVNNSVHYLALALAQIEQGIERKFLKAPLGDEDGRKDQKVKKKEKKKDEDQSSEKDDSSESGRACKTVQERWRESLLGCSSLSQVFLHLSTLERSVVWAKSILNARCKVCRKKGDAENMMLCDACERGHHIHCVRPKLKAVPSEEWFCPECRPKQRSRRLSSRQRSSIDSEEELESEDQEEEEEDDESEEEEDDSEEEEESEEEEEEEEEEEQESPPKKGRAAVKLPLTNKGGRASARPPAPRQTDSGRSTPRSQPAASKQSLSAGKAGAKGSGKKAGPSPAARAPPRAGSRSSARLSQEVQSANGSFTSKPAASPSAAPSPQDRQTDARKRPLAEVSPKAKVVLSAPSSSSNRRSSGRNQGVHELSACEQLTVELVRHEDSWPFKKLVSRTQVPDYYDIIKKPMALSIIREKVNNCEYKTTAEFIADVELMFTNCLVYNPRSTNEAKAGVRLQAFFHSEAQKLGLPVPPASDLSNPPQKRPRM, encoded by the exons CGAGTTCTTTGAGCGGACCATCCTGTGCAACAGCCTAGTATGGAGCTGCGCGGTGACGGGCAGGCCGGGTCTGACCTATCAGGAGGCGGTAGAGAGCGAGAGGCGGGCCCGGCAGAGCCTGCAAAGCTTCCCTTCGGTGCTGGTCCCACCCCTGCTGCACCTGGTCACCCTCACCCACCGCACCCGCCTGCACGAGATCTGCGACGACATCTACTCCTACGTGAAAGAGCGCTTCTTCGCGGGCGAGACGGTGGACGTAGTGGGACGCGCGGGAGTCAG GCAGCTGTGTCGGATCCTGGAGGTGCAGTCCCCCCACTCCAACGGCGCACTGAACGGCCATGTCAAGCACCACATGGAGGGGGATGCCATCGTCATCAGCGACAGCGACGAGGAGGGCAGTTCCAACTCCGTCAAGTCCCCCATGCCACCGCTCAATGG GAAGAAGAAAGCCAGTATCAGCCCATCAGTGTTCAAGTACAAAGTACTTCCTCTCAAAATGGATGGCTGTGAGCCTTTCACTGCCAAGGCCGCTCAGATCAG TCGGAAAAAGAGTGTCTTCTCACGAGACCGGCTTAAACTACTGctcaaacagcactgtgaaCCCCAGAACGGAGCCATCAGACTCAAG GCTGCAACAATTGCCAAGTACAAGCTGGCAGAACACAGTTTCTCCCACTTTTTCCCCGATGAGCCACCTGTCTTCCCCTTCAGTCCACCGGGCAAGGGGCGTGGCCGTCCCCCGAACGGCTCGTCTCCTGAGGga ATGAGCTTCAcctcagagggagagagtgtgatgCGTGCAGCTGAGGAGAAGCTGAGACTCATGCAGCAGAAAGAGGAAATGATGACCATGG CACTGGAAAAAGCCAGGctgaagaaggagagagaggatgctTGGGAGGCCcggaagaaggagaaggaagacagagagaggaagcgggaggagctgaagaggctgctggaggaggagaagcagaagcggagagaagagaaggagagaatgaaggtggagaaagagaag GAGCGAGAGAAGCTgcgggaggagaagaagaaatacGCGGAGCGGCTGAAGCTGTGGAGTAAACCCAGAGAGGACATGGAGTGTGAGGACCTTAAG GAGCTGCCGGCAGCCCTTCCTGTAAAGACACGCCTGCCCCCGGAGCTGTTTGGAGATGCCCTCATGGTGCTGGAGTTCCTGCAGGCCTTCGGAGAGCTTTTTGACTTGAAGGACGAGTTCCCAGAGGGCATCACTCTAG AGGTCCTGGAGGAGGCGCTGGTGGGCTCTGACCCTGAAGGGCCGCTGTGCGAGCTGCTGTTCTTCTTCCTGTCCGCCATCTTCCAGGCCCTGgccgaagaggaggaggaggtggcccGGGACCAGGTGGCTGAGGCCGACACCAAAG ATCTGAGCGAGGCCCTGGACGAGGACGCCGACCCCACGCAGTCGGCCATCAGCGCCGTGGCGTCCCTGGCGGCGGCCTGGCCTCAGCTCTACCAGG gctGCAGCCTGAAGCAGCTGGACCTGGACAGCTGCACGCTGTCGGAGATCCTCCGGCTCCACATCCTGTCCTCCGGCGCCGACTGCAGCTCGGCCAACGCCAAGTTCCGCTACCAGAAGCAGGGCGGCTTCGGCGCCACGGACGACGCCTGCGTGGAGCTGCGGCTGAGCAGCCCGGGCCTGCTGAAGAGGCTGTCCTGCACCGCCGTGTACGACCTGCTGCCCG GGGAGAAGCTGAAGATCCTCCATGCTCTGTGTGGGAAGCTGCTGACGCTGGTGTCCACGCGGGACTTCATAGAGGACTGCGCAGACGAGCAGAGGCAGGCCAAGCAGGAGCTGCGTGAACTGAAGGCTGAGCAGCAccgcagagagagggaggaggccgCCAACAG GATTCGtaagaggaaggaggagaagcTGAAAGAGCTGGAGCTGAAACTGAAGGAGAGACATGAGAAgctgaaagaggaggaagacagaAACGGCTCTCAGGAAGCACG GGAGGCTCCCGAGGAGATGGACACGAGTACGGAAAGCCAGGAGGGACAAACGGAGAATCACAAAAAGGGAGAACAGACGCCTCAGAACAAGGCCAAGAAGA tGAAGGGCAGCAGCGAGAAGGAGAAGCCGGCGGAGGCGCGCGAGCCGGTCAGCTccgaggagcagcagcagcgggagCGGGAGCTGCAGGAGCGCATCCAGAGGGCGGCGGCCTGCACCTACATCCTGCCGCTGGGCCGCGACCGCCTCTACCGCCGCTACTGGCTCttcggctccgcccccggcctCTTCGTGGAGGAGGACTTCTCCGGCCTCACCGAGGACATGCTGCTGCCCCGGCCCAAGTCCGAGCCCGAGCCCGAGCCCgaggccccgcccgcccccgagAGCCCGCCCGGGCAGGACGGGTCCGACCCCGACTCCGCCCccgccgtccagagctccgcccctcccGTCAACCGTCCCAACCTGTGGGCCTTCTACAGAAGCCCCCGGGAGGTGGAGCAGCTGATCGAGGCCCTGAACCCTCGGGGGCACCGCGAGAGCAGCCTCAAGGAGGCGCTGCTGCAGGAGAAGGAGCGCATCAGTCAGCTTCTCGGCTGCTGCCCCGCCCATCGCTTCCACCACCCAG ATAAGCCCGAGAGCGAGACCAAAGTGGCCCAGGGGAAGCAGAGGAGCGTCCCCGTCTCTGCCGAGCGCAACATGGAGAACCGGCTCAGAGACCTGCTGCTGGACATAGAGGACCGCATCTACCAGGGAACCCTGGGATCCGTCAAG GTAATGGAGCGAAACGCCTGGAGGGCGGCGCTAGAGAACAGCCACTACGAGCTGCTGGGCCCCGACGTGAAGGAGAACGGGGTGGTGAAAGGGGAGAACGGAGAggaggttgccatggagatcGAGTACAGCCACATCAAGGCCGGGGTGAAAGACAG GCTACAGGAGCTGAAGAGCGAGACCCTGAGCGCAGCGTCCAccagctccagcaccccccagcCCGTCAACAACTCTGTGCATTACCTGGCCCTGGCGCTGGCCCAGATCGAGCAGGGCATCGAGCGCAAGTTCCTCAAGGCCCCCCTGG gagaTGAAGATGGCAGAAAGGACCAGAAAGtaaagaagaaggaaaagaaaaaagacgaAGACCAGTCTAGTGAAAAAGATG ACAGCAGCGAGAGCGGCAGGGCCTGTAAGACGGTGCAGGAGCGCTGGAGGGAGTCGCTGCTGGGCTGCTCCAGCCTGTCCCAGGTCTTCCTGCACCTCTCCACGCTGGAGCGCAGCGTCGTCTGGGCCAAGTCCATCCTCAACGCCCGCTGCAAGGTGTGCCGCAAGAAGGGCGACGCCGAGAACATGATGCTGTGCGACGCCTGCGAGCGCGGACACCACATCCACTGCGTGCGGCCCAAACTCAAG GCCGTGCCCTCTGAGGAGTGgttctgccccgagtgccggccCAAGCAGCGCTCCCGCCGCCTCAGCTCCCGCCAGCGCTCCTCCATCGACTccgaggaggagctggagtccgaggaccaggaggaggaggaggaggacgacgagtccgaagaggaagaggacgactcggaagaggaggaggagtctgaagaggaggaggaggaggaggaagaagaggagcagGAAAG CCCTCCTAAGAAGGGCCGCGCCGCGGTCAAGCTGCCCCTGACCAATAAGGGAGGCCGGGCGTCGGCcaggccccccgccccccgccagaCGGACTCGGGCCGCTCCACCCCCCGCAGCCAGCCGGCCGCCTCCAAGCAGAGCCTGTCCGCCGGGAAGGCCGGCGCCAAAGGCTCGGGGAAGAAGGCGGGCCCCTCCCCCGCGGCCAGGGCCCCGCCCCGCGCCGGCTCCCGCTCCAGCGCCCGGCTCAGCCAGGAGGTGCAGTCCGCCAACGGCTCCTTCACGTCCAAGCCCGCCGCCAGCCCGTCCGCCGCGCCCTCCCCccaggacagacagacggacgctCGGAAACGACCTCTCGCAG AAGTGTCTCCCAAAGCCAAGGTGGTTCTGAGCGCGCCCAGCAGCTCGTCCAATCGCCGAAGCTCGGGGCGGAACCAGGGGGTGCACGAGCTGTCAGCCTGCGAGCAGCTGACCGTGGAGCTGGTCAGACACGAGGACAGCTGGCCCTTCAAGAAGCTCGTGTCCAGAACACAG GTGCCAGACtactatgacatcatcaaaaagCCAATGGCTTTGAGTATAATCAGGGAAAAAGTCAACAACTGTGAATATAAAACTACCG CTGAGTTCATCGCGGACGTGGAGCTGATGTTCACCAACTGTTTAGTGTACAACCCGCGCAGCACGAACGAGGCCAAGGCCGGCGTGCGGCTCCAGGCCTTCTTCCACAGCGAGGCCCAGAAACTGGGCCTCCCCGTCCCGCCGGCCAGCGACCTGAGCAACCCCCCCCAGAAACGCCCCAGAATGTAA